In Glycine max cultivar Williams 82 chromosome 10, Glycine_max_v4.0, whole genome shotgun sequence, the DNA window atatatatatataatgcatgaCGAATAAActctaataaaaaagaaataattatcaCCTGATGAGTTCGGTTTGGAGGGCACCACCTTGCTTGGTTCTCCTATGTGAGGTTGCACCAAACCCTGTGGTAACCCCGTAGCTATCAGTGCCCTTAACCATGCTATCCATGACCCAGTCACTGCTGGCCTTGACACCGCGATGGGTCTCCTTGGCCAGCTTCACCGTAACTCCGCCGTGGTGGTGGGTGGCAACCGCCGCCACCTGAGACACGGTGAGGCTCTTGCCACCCAACGTCACCACGGGGTTACGGTAGTCCTCCACCATGCGCTTCACCTCATCAAGGTGGCTACCCTTCAAAGCTTCCGCGGCCATGCCCCAGTTAAGTGGGTCCGTGCTACCATTGCAAAGGTTCAATGAACCATTTGCATTGCCGTAACTCCGCCGTGGTGGTGGGTGGCAACCGCCGCCACCTGAGACACGGTGAGGCTCTTGCCACCCAACGTCACCACGGGGTTACGGTAGTCCTCCACCATGCGCTTCACCTCATCAAGGTGGCTACCCTTCAAAGCTTCCGCGGCCATGCCCCAGTTAAGTGGGTCCGTGCTACCATTGCAAAGGTTCAATGAACCATTTGCATTGCCATTGCTATGAATTTCCTTGGAATATTCCATCCTAAAAAAATGGCCTGGTCGGAGAGGAAGTATTATAGGATATGGGAAAAATCAACTTAAggttgttgttttttgttttatttctctctGTCTCTTAAGATCTTGTGTGTGGATATGTGAATGATGATGTTGTTGGGTGATATATGATGTGTTATAGCTACGCTAGGTGGATAAATACGTAGTACATGGGAAGTTAGAAATTGGAAAGGAACAAATGCACAAATGTGGGATTGGAGGGTGAGATTGCATAAGAATGGTAAAtggaaaattttctattttgggGGGGTgtgggaaaagaaaaattttcctgaggaaagagagaaaaaatgggGGGTATATATAGAAGGGTTGGTGACATTTAGTGTAGGTGGGTAAGCCGATGGGTTAGTTGAGAACGTGAGGTGGCCGTTGGATCGTCATGGGAATGGAGGGCTGAGATTGTGGGACGTGGATGTGGGTGAAGTGTGGTGGAGGCAGTGCTGGGTCCAAGTTATTGAGCGTGGTGGTTTCAGTTTACTGGTCAATATTGAGGAAAAGGACAGGTAAGTGAGATGAAGAAGGGTAGGGCAAGGgcaagagaagaagagagaaagagaggggtTGGTGGACAGTGGACACAAGACACGATTTCAAAGGATGTTGAACTGTGTGTAGAGACATTTTATTAGGACACATGATGTTCAAGTACCAAATTAATGTCCTCCATATCCATCACATTGTGCTTAGTGCACAACACGTACAAGTGTTAATTCAATCGATTTTGTGTGTTTGGACTCACGTTCAATTTGCACATATATAGTAGTAATAAAATCacgttaaatttatttttatgcacAAGTTATGAAGCAATATATTGTTTTTAACTTCTCGTGGAACGCATGTAGAGTTATCATTAACgcagaaaaaaatatgttgtgaGACTTGAGAGAGATATTATCACTattatataagatatttttagaataatatatttttaacatttacagTAATCACTCTTGTAGGAGAGATTAGTGGAATGAATAACCGagtgttttgtatatttttttaaaaattaagaaagattTGTGTAGAATATAAAAGAAACAGGTGTttgtatattttcataaaatctcGTAAGTGATTAGTGtaatttacttatttaattaacttCATTTGTATAATTCACTTCCTTTATTCTTTACCATTGTAgctatcatttttatatatgacttaattacacttttaatttttttattgtataccATCTCTTTTATAAAGTTTAGtctccttattttctttttacaattTTGATTCCTATACTATTTCAATTATGTCATTTGATTCATTTATTAAGTTGACATTCAATATgtaatgaaaatatgaaaatggcACTCTATTGCAATTCATGTTAACAAAACTGTGTTGATGCCACGCTCTGCTACAGTGTTATGTTAATTTTGACTAAATGTTGGATGTCAAATTACAGTATagacaaaaatttaattttgaagataaaaaaaatgataagaccAAAAATCACCAAATAACTATAGTAACGAAACCAAAAGTATGATCCAGCCTTTTAAGAATGACGACTACGACGATAATACAAGGAAtaatgaaattgaattaaaaaagaagttaattaaAATGTGTTGGCCATGAGAACGGGTTTTTTTTCACATTATTgttgaattataaattattatgtaccatAAGATTATcaactttaataataattaaattaatagcaaacaaaattttatttttctaatggtccaatatattaaacataaattcataaaaaaatattgaagaaaacaaaaataattagaatttattttattttttatctaaaaacagactatagaataaataaatttaagtttctattatatgttttactttctcaattttatgaattttgtcTCATGATTTTTCCCCCACAAATTTCATCTtccttattaattttaattatgcaagcttaatttatttttttaacttatcattcaatatttaatgaaaattatgatGTGGcactttaatttatcttttaactttaatttatcacatcaaaattttcattaaatattgaatCTAAACGGATGAAACTTAATacactaattaataaaattgttgaaaataagaaaatggaagattaaaaatgtgattaaatttaaaaatgataaaataaaaaatagctaGACGCCCATCGTCGTTTACTATCGGAATTTGGACATTTGGGATGTCACAACCACACACATGCTGCACCAATATAGATGTGCCAACTTTGTGGAAAATATAGGTGCACATAATAATGGTTAATTTCTCAGTGACTTGGAGGAGGTTTTACATAAGAGGACACCAATTTAAATAcaatacatatttatattagGATCGACCAAACGATGTAAGaaacctaaaataaatttaaaaataaaaaaattactttaaaagaaagaattataaattaaatattttttgtcaatgtgacattttttttaacatacgtggtcttatttattttataaaaatgaatagtaaatatttattttttggtaaacttaaaacataatttttggtTGTTTTATCTTTCATTACAATCAGGATATATGTAATGAAGATTTTAAACAacaaaatcgtctttgaattTAAGGGTCGtcaaaagtttttcttttttataacaatttcttaaaaaaatgtcattttaagaTGATTCGTCTTggaatgtgttttaaaaaaaaagaattctaaaatgattttttaaataacctttTAGAAGGTATacttctaataaaataaaataaaattataaaataatgcaaaatgttaataacaattttttttagctttatCAATATGAAGTTTTCAATTACTAATCCAACTAAATATCGATACATGAAACAGAAAATGCATATAAGCTTCATTCGATTGGATATGCATTACAATAGCAGTATAGCATCGTGTGAATCAATCATGTGATATAGACTCTCAACATTCAATATAAATCCAATGCAATTACAAATATACCAAAATGACAAAGAAGTCACTATCGCCATTTAGATAAAGTggaaaacaatttaaatatatttattcctacaaaataaaGTGTCACTCAGCATATCTTAATGAAAAGTAAGACAAAGACAAAGTCATGCATGGTGacaatgtaatatattaacatacaTAATTTGATGAAACCCAAAGAATTGCAAAATTGACAATGTATTAAAGACTTGCAAATTCATTAATACAAAGATAGATAATCCATtccttttagtttttagtttttattgggACGGccggatatatatatatataaaagtttcaaaacttgcatttgtttttcttatgaTTAGTACTTTGTAGTAAACCATTGGgtttaattaaaagaaagattatatgaataaaattcaATGCCGCTAAAGTATGCTTGACATTTAATAAGCCTGAGTTAAATTTGAGTTTTCTTGTGGTTTACGTTCATAGTCCATATTGGTTTGACGATGAGATAGCAGAGGGATTAATGTCATAGTTGGTTACATCTATTTGCTTTTCCCCAATTTTCTACCTTCATTTTCCCCTCTAACTCATATCAACCGcgttgacttttttttattttttatgtttctgaAAATATGTAAAAGGTTCACCAGAAGCTAACTTGACTTAGAAAGTTTTCCTAATTAAGGACTGGCCGAAAGACGATAGAAAATTTTGAATGCATGAACTTTCTCTACCAAccaaatataatatgtaaaataacataatttaattttaagttcaaCAGAgtgaaaatgttaaataatataatataaacagATATCTTTTTTAGTATAAAAGGATTACAGAAGtaggtttattttttatgtagttaattaattaattttctattatcGTTTTAACATTGAGTTGTTAtctcataaataatatatatatatatatatatatatatatatatattaatttcactaatttgaaaaaaaatatataatgaaataataatacatttttatatataaaaaacctaAACAACATCACTCCATTCACTCAGATAGCATTTGCATCAATCAttatacatgaaaaatatttttttgcattaattgaagaatttaattagaatgtcttcatagagtaaaaaaaaaatttaaaatatgtttttcgtccttataaatattgaaaagtTTATAATTCatccttacaaaaaaaattatatctttttcatccttgtaaaattgaaatgtgttattttttgtcCAGATTTAGGCTTGAACGAATCCAGGCATACGCGGCATTTTttaaaggttaaattataagctaaaatatatttttttgttcttataaatattgaaatgttTGGAATCTGTCCCTAcaaaattttgagttttttttcaaaaccgccacaaattttttagttttttaaatgtttGGGATCTAGGGATTAAAAACTGtgacaaaattcaaaaaaaaaaactcacaaattTGTAAATCCCTCTTCCTTAACCTTCTTTTTCCCTAACtttcttcatcttctccatccACCAAGCTAATTCGAGACAGAGGAGAATTCATAAAGTTGTTGAGTTTGTCAGCAACGTTCAATTCTAATAGAACAGTGAAATTGATATTTGTAACGTTGAGTTTAGGAGTGAAGGTATTAGATTTTCAGAAGgaagaaaaattcaaagaagAGGAAGATATGATCAATAAGGTGGGATTGGTTATTTCAATTGaacataacatttaaaaaatataaaaaaaatatttatttaaattcgaagaagatgaagaaagttagagaagaagaaggttatgAAAGTgaaatttacaaatttgtgggggggggggggggttgtttttgtattttgcgGTGATTTTTAACCCAAAAAATCTCTTACTCTCATAGTCATCAATAAAATCAATGAAAGAATGACACATAGGTTCGGATACTCGAACCTAAGTCCgggtaaaaaattaatagattttaatttttcgagaatgaaaaaaagactcaaaattTTGTTGGTCGGATTccaaacatttttatatttatagggacaaaaaatatattttaacctataatttaagttttaaaaaatgacacaAGCTCAAATTCGTCCTAGTTTAACTCCaagccaaaaaataatatattttaattttacgaggatgaaaaaataccaaaaatttttcaagaatagattctaaattttttaatatttataagaacgaaaaatatagaaaaaaaaactagttggaatttaacatgattctttacaATGATGGTTTTGCCCATTTTACTCAACATACAACTCTGTTCAGAGAGACGAAATAATATAAGGCACGGCTTATCTTTTACAATTCTCTTGTAGGCTGTGTGGGATTAGGATAGTCTTTAATGGTGTTATGTTTATGTAGTGAATATGGTAAAGGTAtacttttcaaattggtttactTCAAAAGAGGGTGGATTCGGTTGTATTTTTTGCAATTTGGTTCATTAATCCCATGAAGTGTATAAAGGGAGTTTGTCAGTCACATTGTCATGATCATTTGTGTACTTCTGTTAGAACACTCCCTGTGTTcttgtttcaaataaaatttcctTTTAGAGAAATTTTGTTAATCAGTAATATCTTTAGagcactaattaattaagaaacttaaaagacaaaaatatttattataaaagttataaaaaaaaacataaaaaagttatgaatcgcataattttatgtatttcaataaaaaaaaaattaaaccaataatCCAAAGGTATTAATTAACATttgcctaaaaaaatataaatttagtatgaaaaagataaacaacAGAATAGCATAACAATGTCAGCTGTAAATTATTCCCAGGTTCCTTAATTACTGTAGTTAAAACTTAAACTCTGCTCCCTATTCCCGGACTAATTTCTAACTGCAATTTTGATCATTTAGTAGTCTTATATGGCCTTACATGAATTTATTTTGGGTTTGCTCTGGCGTCAGCCTCCTGAAacacctttttaaaaaaaaattaatttcacctaAATCACTATCAATTGTTTTCTGATACACGGGCAACTTATATAGCTTCAATAATCGCAATGCCACCTAACCCTCAATCCTTGTGTTTGTTAtactattatcaaaataattgtaGTTGCGGTTCCATATATTTTATGTAAACAGAGCTATAACAGAGAGCTCTACTATTATCTACTcgtattatttttttgagaaaaaaaaaaatgacactaTGTTCTTTTAATGTAGACGAGAATTTGTTTCTTGAAGTCTTTAGTTTTCATTATTGTGTAGTACtgtataaattttgtttgaattgataCTTAATAACACTCAGATATGGTTAAGCAAGAATTAATTAGAGCTATCGCCTACATTAATTTCCAAACAACAAGATTTTCATGCAGAATCAATTATAGCGCTCGAATGACAACAAACCCGATTATCATGAAGTTGAAGAATAATTATCGTACGTATTCTTTTCAAACTTCTCACCAACCCCCATTTTAATAAAAGTTGCTTTGTAGCTGGTAGGAAGTTGTGGAGTGAGCCTCTTTATATGACTAAAATACTACTCCCTTcgcatatgaaaaaaaataattcaaaataagtaattttttaactttttaatataatattatttttattaatattcttaataagtgttattttagtttttattttagtatttttttctatttattagtttattttatctgtgtaaaataatctaaaatgaattttttttcagatGAAAGTAATAATGTTCTTCAtttattgttcaaaatattatatttgtcaTAAACTAAAAGTAAAATACCTAAATTGCAtgtttaatatctaattaaataaaatgaaaaatataataaaataaaaccattaTTGATATcagatataatattaataatattcaatAGCAATAGACTAGTAGTTATACTACTTgtaaattagaaaagaaaaaaaatactggaTCAAAATGTATTTGGCTGAAATTGAGTtgaaataacttttaactcaattttaaaatactttccatttatttcaaaaacatCTATCTATATGTAAATTTggtttttgattttaaaaatacatagtgacattttacaaagatatttttcattattgtgaCCACTGCTGTTGACACATGCATTTGCTACACCACATACTTTCGATTTGGTTGATCTTCAATTTTTGGAATTGATTTGCCGATTTAAAACGGTGGAATTCAGTCTTAAATACCCTTAAATTAATTTCCATTCCTTTCTGTTGCACTCTTGGGGGAACAAGTAGTACCAACACATAAGAAAGATAATTAAGTAATTCACATCTCTTTTGTATATATGATGATgctgttttaaataaaattgttactGAAAAAGAAACTCAAATCTAACTTTGTTTATCatcaaatattttcataacCTGTTATCTTACTCGCCCTCCCCTTTAATTATGTATGGATTGCCATACCTACCTTTTTGCAAGGTATTATTCATCACTACCATACCGTCATGCTATAGCCACTCCTATCTGGTTGGAAGAATCACGTGCTGCTCCATCCAGTGAAATTATGTGATGTGGACCAACAACTGCAGCAAGCACTACTAGTGACTCTAGCTGCAGTTCCACGCACTTTCTATTatgttcattttcatttcatatGGAGTACTATAGTCCAAGTTCCattgatatttgtttgtaaGATCAATATAAAACTTGGATAACACGTTAATACTACTATACAAGAAGGCTAATCAATGTATTGTTAATTCAGATAGAATCGGTATTACTGACACAATACTTATTCTTTCTATCATTCAGGTATGGTAGAAAAATTATGAACTGAACTAATAATTGATCGGTATCGGTAGGTATAGGTACATCACCTGTAGTATAGTTATAGATGACCgtgaaaatacaaaatacaaatttaaaaaatacagttGACTGCTTGAAGAAACTAACAGCtaagtagaaaggaaaaattgtCTGAGTCTTTGCTCAGCTTCCGAACACTGGTTATGCGTGGAACTAGTTTATTTCAGAATTCCATTAAATTTATTAGCGCTGCAGTGCACCTACTTGGTTTGTCATAGAAGCTGTTAACTAGCTTTTTTGTCTAGCATACTGGTATTTTTCCTATAATTCAATACCTATTAATTAGTTTGGACCAGACAAGAATTcaacttatttttcattttatcccaaGAGGTCTTTGTCTTTAACAGTGACTTGACAAGTGATTAGTACTTCAACCTTTCTGGAGATCAACaaacattttatcattcttttttGCAAACACATGTTTCAATTGTTTCTATTTGAAAAGTTAATTCATTTGCAGATGTCAAAACTAGATGTTTGAAACACTAGGATTAGGCAAAGCTAATCTGAGAAACTCAACGTCTCTTTCCAAGTTAGCAATATGTTGCATTTCCATTGTCAACCAAGCTTCCATGCCTTCATCTGTTTCCATGATAACAGCTACATTGGGGAGAGTTTCCTGATCCCCTCCTCTAACACCAACCCACAAAGGCTTCCCAAAACCAAAATCTAGTTCACTGAAATTCAAGCCACACCAACTTGTCAGCACAATTGGAATTGGACTTATTGTTTCAATACCTTGAGGCAGATCCACACACTGAGTGCTCCCTAGGATATTAGGATCACTTTTCACTCTTAAAAACAACTCCCTTGAAAGCTTTCCAAATTTCTCCCTGGCAATGCTGACCAAATATCTAACACTAGTGTCTGCATTGACTGTTTCAGAAAACACCATCACTGGCCACAAAATGTTACCAATGGTGTATCTAGAGAAAGGTTCACCAATCCTCCTTCTCATGTCCACAATATGGATAGCCACTGCTGGTCTTGTGCTATCAGACTCCATCTTGCATGCAAGTGTCATGTGTTTCCAAATGAATGCAGTCAGTGCTTCATATCTGGTAAGAGGCTTTGAGCTTTCATCATAATCACCGTCTTTTGCTTCAGCTCTTAGAGTGTTGATGGATTCAACACCAAACACAAACCTTCTAGTGGTGCACATTTTTTGTGCACTTGAATcctcattattttgattagcATGGTTATGCAAACTCAAATGATTCAATGGTGGAAAGAAAGAAGAGGCAGAACTTAAATCAGGAGATGGAACTTCCTCCTTAGAGCCACGGCATATAGCGGCCCAAGTAGTTTGAAAGAGGCTTCCAGAGCAACCATCAAGAAGAGTATGGAGATTACATGTGCCTATAGCTATTCCACCACAATTGAATATGTTCACTTGTAAAAGTACTTGGGGCAAGGTTTCTCTATGTGAGTGCATCTTGTTAGGCTCACGTGGGAGCAATTtgtttagaaattctagctTAGGTGGTGTGAGGAACTCAACCATGTTAAGGTTCACCTTGGCTTCCAAGTAAAGTGCACCCTCATCATTACAAGTGATGAAAGTGTGGTCTTCTCTTCTGCCTGCTACAGGGTAGAAAATTGTTAGTGTCTCAGACAGTGATTGTTTCAATTGAGCACAGATATGAGAGGGTTCAGGGAACCCCACCTTGTTGGGGTAAAACATAACCATTGGCAAATAGGTGACAAGTTGAAGCTGATCAAACAAAGAGAGTTGGAAGAATTTGTGTTCATCTGGTGTGGGGAACAATGGTTTGATTGTTTCTCTTGATGTAATTGTGATTTCCATTCCCAACTAGTACTTGTGTTTACaagtttgttttcaaatattcaatGAACCTTTGAATTGATTGGTTTTGGGAGGAGTAAATGGACAAGTGAAGTCCTTAATTAGCATTAAAATGTACATAGAAACATAAGTATGTTGATGAAACTCCATAGTATACTTATCAGGTTACGAATTCCCTGGAGGTTGCAAGTATTAATTAGTGGGAGTTGTTAATCGAATTAAATCACCTGAGAGTTTAAGGTGGCAGTCTTTTTTCTAACGTTccttcctaaaaaaaattaattaattaaaaaaacattttcaaggGTAAAACATACAAATACAAAACTATATGAACTTTTGCGGTAAGTTtgcctatatttttttaacatgggCCCGGGGGATGCTTTAAATCtatcaaatatcaattttaagaaTATGCATgcaaaagtaaattttatttatattttattttatttatttatttggacctcttttggtaaaataaaattcatatacaAAACTTGATCCTAAACtattacttaaaaaatcaaaattatgtattactTAAACCAACaactcattaataattaataggcttaattacatttttagtaACTCAAATTAGGGGCCTATTTTTATGGTCCTCTAAatgaaaatttgtatttattttcctccttcaaattgaaaaaaaaatactcttgtTAGTCTTCTGCCAGAATTTAAGAAacttaaaaatacaaattttatttgagagaataaaaaaaaataatcgccTAAGTTAAAGGACTAAAGACATAAgcctaatttaattaaatcttaaGATATTGGCAATCCAACCCAGTTTGGTGTGGTCCACcaagtttatttgtttttgtcaaTGGCCCACATATAGTCTTCTTTAAGAAAATCCATTTTAAGCCcagtttttcattcattcataaatattttgtcTCGAGAGACAATGATATCCTTAAGTGTTCAAGACATCCATGCCCCCACCTCCTGGATGAAGTGAAGAAACCGATGAAGGAATTCACAGTCCCCACATGATGGTTTAAAATTCACAGAACACTTCTTCAAATCACCGTTCTTAAGAATGTTGTGGTTTGTGGAATTGTTTTAGTGCCCGTTCTTTTGTTGAAAGAGACCAAATGGAAACAAGAACAGGTGGTTGTGGTTCGTTTGTTGGGCCATATGGATATGAGATTTAGATTTATTAACCGAAAAGAGTGAAATGAAATCCAGGCTTTGATTATTGTCTTAAGgggaatatattaaaataaaggtATCTAAGTaaattcactttttttataaaaaaaaaaaaaggaaaaggggaGTGTAAATAGTAATTGTGAGAAGTGTAAATAACAAAAGCCTTTAGTTTTTCAAGGAAAAGAGAAATTGGACATTTATCTATCAAAGTCCAATAACATTTATGAAGTTGATTGGATTTTTGGCCCAAACATCAGCATCCTTGTTTAAGATTTTGGTCCAACAACTTGCAATCTAGATGCCAGATACGAACCAGAGAGGAACAtctttttcgtattttacgaaacacaacaaaaaataatattatttagcaTATAACCCATGCctttctatttaaatttttggtgcgaaaaactttttcttaaattcatttttatgttcGTCGCAAAATCTTGCAATATAAAGGGACAAATTAAGTCCATTTGCTCCGGAGAAGAAAACTAGAGAGATTGGTTTTAGTTTATCACCAAAAATGACTAAACGCGTTTTGAGAAAAGGTGATAACATTTGGTTCTGTATCAGTTCATCAACCATGGTTTGCAACAATGTCAACTTCTAATCAAATCTTAAACAAGCCAAACATAGCATTGATGCTTTAAAGTTTAAAGATGTCAAGacttaagagaagaaaattcaaTTGCCTCCTTCTCTgactaaaattataaaccaTTATACAAAACTTGCACGCATCCTAATTTAGAAAACACGATCTATGCATTACATTAATCAATCATCAACCCTTAGAAAATATATTCAAGCCATGTTAGTCATTAACTTTAGACAAGTATgcattttgattgttttttgttattatttttagaaatatattttgattaataattatatatatatatatatgttattttcccttttctatgattttgtgaaagaaattatgaaaaataatgatattataattattaattaataaaagtagAAAACAGATCAAATATCACGAAATATACACATTACACATGGATttgattaaaagttaaaaccagGTTACATACTTACATAACATAATGTCATCATTCACTTTGAGATAGTGAGTGGTTGGCCAACCTCAAGTGATTATAGCAATAAGCAGTGTTAGATCCACAAACTTCACAATATTTTCAAACTCTTGTTCCTCCATCTTTCCATGTGGCATTCATTCATCTCAAGACTTCACGTAGCTTAGCATTTGGCATTGCTCGCAAACAGAAGACCTAGTCAATGTTACTACAATAGTTCTAGGCCAGCACTGATTTATTACTTAATCATTAATGTACTCAAcataatacaaatataatagataaaaaaatataaagaatttaaagtcatttttttcttctctagaTGGCACCTTTAGCTTATGGCACTTATATACTTTCCTAAAACAAAGACAGGTGGCATTTATaaagattaatatttaataattttaacacaTACACGTgtcattttattattgttttaattaaaaaaacacatgatAACTCATTCTAATGGCGTTCTCTATCCActtatttgttgttgtttttctt includes these proteins:
- the LOC102668997 gene encoding vinorine synthase, with product MEITITSRETIKPLFPTPDEHKFFQLSLFDQLQLVTYLPMVMFYPNKVGFPEPSHICAQLKQSLSETLTIFYPVAGRREDHTFITCNDEGALYLEAKVNLNMVEFLTPPKLEFLNKLLPREPNKMHSHRETLPQVLLQVNIFNCGGIAIGTCNLHTLLDGCSGSLFQTTWAAICRGSKEEVPSPDLSSASSFFPPLNHLSLHNHANQNNEDSSAQKMCTTRRFVFGVESINTLRAEAKDGDYDESSKPLTRYEALTAFIWKHMTLACKMESDSTRPAVAIHIVDMRRRIGEPFSRYTIGNILWPVMVFSETVNADTSVRYLVSIAREKFGKLSRELFLRVKSDPNILGSTQCVDLPQGIETISPIPIVLTSWCGLNFSELDFGFGKPLWVGVRGGDQETLPNVAVIMETDEGMEAWLTMEMQHIANLERDVEFLRLALPNPSVSNI